A window of the Mesotoga prima MesG1.Ag.4.2 genome harbors these coding sequences:
- the rimM gene encoding ribosome maturation factor RimM (Essential for efficient processing of 16S rRNA), producing the protein MSELKDKSLEEMVPIGRIVKPHGLRGEMKVKVALEDETAFKEIQEVLLYDEKTRSRFVTSIDGARRATKGWILHFEGIDSMGQAERLVGFHIYVEERVLPELKQGEYYYFQILGSSVFDENRRFIGTVNDIIETGANDVMVVVREEDLTVREELIPIIRDYILELNFEDKTIVARSMEFEEVKPE; encoded by the coding sequence ATGAGCGAACTGAAAGACAAGTCTTTGGAGGAAATGGTTCCAATCGGGAGAATAGTGAAGCCTCACGGACTTCGTGGCGAGATGAAGGTAAAAGTCGCTCTTGAAGATGAAACAGCTTTCAAAGAGATCCAGGAGGTTCTGCTTTATGATGAAAAGACCCGTTCGCGGTTTGTAACTTCAATCGATGGAGCCAGGAGAGCCACCAAAGGTTGGATCTTGCATTTCGAGGGAATAGACTCTATGGGTCAAGCAGAAAGGCTTGTAGGCTTCCATATATACGTTGAAGAACGTGTCTTGCCTGAGTTGAAACAGGGAGAGTATTATTACTTTCAGATTCTTGGGAGTAGTGTATTCGATGAGAACCGGCGTTTCATAGGAACTGTAAATGACATCATCGAAACTGGAGCAAATGATGTTATGGTGGTCGTTCGTGAAGAGGACTTGACTGTTCGTGAAGAGCTTATTCCAATAATTAGAGACTACATTCTCGAGCTCAATTTTGAAGATAAGACGATTGTTGCCAGATCTATGGAATTCGAAGAGGTCAAGCCCGAATGA
- the trmD gene encoding tRNA (guanosine(37)-N1)-methyltransferase TrmD yields the protein MKIEVLTIFPQLFETVFNWGVISRAIKNGIIAFESVDIRDFTDDRHRTTDDYPFGGGSGLVMKAEPIIKAVASRFSDDSKPHVVYPSPQGKLFDNKKALELSKLSHIVFVCGRYEGIDERAMSSIDEEISIGDFVLSGGEIPALLMIEVISRFVPGVVGDMESVINDSFFSDLLDYAHYTRPREVNGMEVPEVLLSGNHEMIEIHRRMESLLRTIERRPDIFLKHDFDLTDKKALLLLFKELKKDAE from the coding sequence ATGAAGATAGAGGTATTGACGATCTTTCCTCAGCTGTTTGAAACGGTCTTCAACTGGGGGGTAATATCAAGGGCTATTAAAAACGGCATAATTGCTTTTGAATCGGTCGATATAAGAGATTTCACCGATGATCGTCACAGAACAACCGATGACTACCCATTCGGAGGGGGGAGCGGCCTCGTAATGAAGGCCGAGCCAATAATCAAAGCAGTTGCAAGTCGCTTTTCGGATGACAGCAAGCCCCACGTTGTCTATCCGTCTCCGCAGGGCAAGCTCTTTGACAACAAGAAAGCTCTTGAACTGAGTAAGCTTAGCCACATTGTTTTTGTTTGCGGGCGTTATGAGGGAATAGATGAAAGGGCAATGAGTTCCATTGACGAGGAGATTTCGATCGGTGATTTCGTGCTCAGCGGTGGAGAAATCCCGGCACTGTTGATGATAGAGGTCATTTCAAGGTTTGTTCCAGGAGTTGTCGGTGATATGGAGTCGGTAATTAACGATTCTTTCTTTTCCGATCTTCTTGATTATGCTCATTATACGAGGCCCAGAGAAGTAAACGGCATGGAAGTACCCGAAGTATTGCTCAGTGGGAACCATGAAATGATAGAGATTCACAGAAGAATGGAGAGTTTGCTCAGAACTATCGAAAGAAGGCCGGATATCTTTCTCAAGCATGATTTTGACCTGACTGACAAGAAAGCACTGTTGTTGCTCTTCAAGGAGCTGAAAAAGGATGCTGAATAA
- a CDS encoding RNA methyltransferase has protein sequence MLNNIYLALIHYPVLGRHGNIVSSAVTNLDVHDISRTCRTYNVKGYFVVSNLPAQREIVDNVLNYWLEEFGREYNPSRSEALKVVERASYMEDVLEQIEEIEGQRPDLVFTSAKRGKDRITFDAMRRIIVKSEKPHLLLFGTSWGLPGEIEKICDYALEPLRANSDFNHLSVRAAVAIVLDRLIHEDTVEVRRDKDGSVHKISGK, from the coding sequence ATGCTGAATAACATATATCTCGCTTTGATTCATTACCCTGTTTTGGGCAGACACGGAAATATCGTTTCCAGCGCAGTCACGAATCTGGATGTTCACGATATTTCCCGAACATGCAGAACATACAATGTCAAGGGTTACTTCGTGGTAAGTAATCTCCCGGCTCAGAGAGAGATAGTAGATAACGTTCTAAATTACTGGCTTGAGGAGTTTGGAAGGGAATACAACCCCAGCAGAAGTGAAGCGCTTAAAGTAGTTGAGAGGGCATCATACATGGAAGATGTTCTAGAGCAAATAGAAGAAATCGAAGGACAGAGGCCCGACCTCGTTTTTACTTCGGCAAAGAGGGGGAAAGACAGAATCACTTTCGATGCCATGCGAAGGATAATCGTCAAAAGTGAAAAACCCCATCTTCTCCTCTTTGGAACAAGCTGGGGCTTACCCGGTGAAATTGAGAAGATTTGCGACTATGCTCTTGAACCGCTTAGAGCGAATTCGGATTTTAACCACCTCTCTGTGAGAGCAGCAGTTGCAATAGTTTTAGATAGATTAATTCATGAAGATACAGTAGAAGTTAGGAGGGATAAAGATGGATCAGTACATAAGATCTCTGGAAAATGA
- the rplS gene encoding 50S ribosomal protein L19: MDQYIRSLENEHLRDDLPKMGPGDTVRVSVRIKEGNKERIQAFEGIVMGIRGSGTGKSFTVRRVGAAGVGVERIFPFTSPSLEKIEVLRRGKVRRAKIYYIRDVKGKVKIKEKRD; encoded by the coding sequence ATGGATCAGTACATAAGATCTCTGGAAAATGAGCATTTGAGGGACGACCTGCCAAAGATGGGCCCGGGCGATACCGTCAGAGTAAGCGTTAGAATCAAAGAGGGCAACAAAGAAAGAATTCAGGCCTTTGAGGGAATTGTAATGGGAATAAGAGGGAGCGGGACGGGTAAGTCCTTTACAGTTAGAAGAGTAGGAGCCGCGGGTGTTGGTGTAGAAAGGATATTCCCGTTCACAAGCCCTTCTCTCGAGAAGATTGAAGTTCTTAGAAGGGGAAAGGTCAGAAGAGCGAAGATCTACTACATTAGAGACGTGAAGGGTAAGGTAAAGATAAAAGAGAAAAGGGACTGA
- the lepB gene encoding signal peptidase I, which yields MSAKKSKKGSDKKESRFLHEVKEWGKAILYAVVFGTIIRLFVFETMLVPTGSMIPTINPPARLFVEKITYEYREPDYGDIVVFWTPYVDIESQKYLRGFDKFMDLFSPAKYRGHVKYVKRLVGKAGDVLELRRAPDYTAANPVYQLYVNGEIPPALEERRYVREGVFYDPSFYLGLAHPDDPSVRFSPYYRLYQAYKGLIEYTEFFETELEPLGLEKYITQDPSTGVVRVTVPEGFQFMMGDNSANSFDSRYFGFVPEEAIIGSPMLTIWPFSDFGPLKK from the coding sequence GTGTCTGCCAAAAAGTCGAAAAAGGGTTCTGACAAGAAGGAATCGCGCTTTCTCCACGAAGTTAAGGAGTGGGGAAAGGCGATTCTTTATGCTGTCGTATTTGGTACGATTATTCGTTTGTTTGTTTTTGAGACAATGCTGGTTCCGACAGGTTCAATGATACCAACCATAAATCCTCCCGCCAGATTGTTTGTGGAGAAGATCACTTACGAATACAGAGAGCCTGATTACGGGGACATAGTGGTGTTCTGGACGCCTTATGTGGATATTGAGTCTCAGAAGTATCTCAGAGGGTTTGATAAATTCATGGATCTTTTTTCTCCAGCCAAGTACAGGGGTCATGTCAAATATGTAAAGCGATTGGTGGGAAAGGCTGGAGACGTTCTTGAACTCAGAAGAGCGCCTGATTATACTGCGGCGAATCCCGTATACCAGCTCTACGTAAATGGAGAGATTCCACCTGCACTTGAAGAAAGGCGTTATGTTAGAGAGGGAGTGTTTTACGATCCCAGCTTCTATTTAGGCTTGGCTCACCCCGACGATCCTTCGGTGAGATTCTCCCCTTATTACAGGCTTTATCAGGCCTATAAGGGGCTGATCGAATATACTGAGTTCTTCGAAACAGAGTTGGAGCCCCTCGGTCTGGAGAAGTACATCACTCAGGATCCGTCAACGGGAGTGGTAAGAGTTACCGTGCCGGAAGGGTTCCAGTTTATGATGGGCGATAACTCAGCAAATAGCTTCGATAGCAGGTATTTTGGATTCGTTCCAGAGGAGGCAATAATCGGTAGTCCGATGTTGACTATATGGCCTTTTTCCGATTTCGGCCCGCTAAAGAAATAA
- the folE2 gene encoding GTP cyclohydrolase FolE2: MILRDVQNEKDKRNIKINMVGIKSIEYPIVVLDRKFGTQNTVGKFDLFVDLPKDFRGTHMSRFVEVLERHHKKITPRSMESILNDMRDSLKADVAHIKVEFPYFIRKKAPISGSESFSSFKCSFIAMKDGTFDFVLGVKVPVMTVCPCSKEISDRGAHNQRAEVFVSVRMNSLVWIEEIIEYVEKSASAPIFSLLKREDEKFITEHSFDNPRFVEDLSREVVLLLQDDSRINWYRVEAISQESIHNHEAYACIEKE, from the coding sequence TTGATCTTGAGAGACGTTCAGAATGAGAAGGACAAGAGAAACATCAAAATCAACATGGTCGGGATAAAGTCAATTGAGTATCCCATAGTAGTACTAGACAGAAAATTCGGAACACAGAATACTGTGGGGAAATTCGATCTGTTTGTGGATCTTCCTAAGGATTTTCGTGGTACTCACATGTCAAGATTCGTAGAGGTCCTTGAGAGACACCACAAGAAAATCACTCCCAGAAGCATGGAGTCAATCTTGAATGACATGAGAGACTCTTTAAAAGCCGATGTGGCTCATATCAAGGTTGAGTTTCCTTACTTTATAAGAAAGAAAGCTCCAATAAGCGGGAGTGAGAGTTTCAGCTCATTCAAGTGTTCCTTCATTGCAATGAAGGATGGGACGTTTGATTTTGTTCTTGGAGTCAAGGTTCCGGTCATGACCGTCTGTCCTTGCTCAAAAGAGATTAGTGACAGAGGTGCTCACAATCAAAGGGCAGAGGTTTTTGTTTCCGTAAGAATGAATTCGCTTGTTTGGATTGAAGAGATCATCGAGTATGTCGAGAAATCCGCAAGTGCTCCAATCTTTTCTTTGCTCAAAAGAGAAGACGAGAAGTTCATCACCGAGCACTCTTTCGACAACCCCAGATTTGTGGAAGATCTTTCGCGAGAAGTCGTCTTACTTCTTCAAGATGATAGTCGGATCAACTGGTACAGAGTCGAAGCGATCAGTCAGGAGTCAATTCACAATCACGAAGCATACGCATGTATAGAAAAGGAATGA
- the rsmG gene encoding 16S rRNA (guanine(527)-N(7))-methyltransferase RsmG, whose amino-acid sequence MVFSSEFLEPSFFAKYEKLIELMLSSPHNLSSIKEFERAMTVHIEDTIIPFEGSSLSGRCIDIGSGGGIPGLVLAISFPKSNWTLLESIAKKTREIERFARDLDLTNVAVKTARAEEFAKEAGETFDSAFLRAVGRCDISLELAAPLVKVGGYIYLYKGPGWLDEKVFSDAAERVLGLRLSCEKEYRLSDGSKRFMVVYEKERATPSEFPRRSGVASKLPLGGRK is encoded by the coding sequence ATGGTTTTCTCGAGTGAATTTCTTGAGCCGTCGTTTTTCGCGAAATATGAAAAACTTATAGAGCTCATGCTCTCTTCTCCCCACAATCTAAGCTCAATTAAGGAATTTGAAAGAGCAATGACAGTTCACATCGAAGACACCATTATTCCGTTTGAAGGTTCTTCTCTATCGGGCCGCTGCATAGACATTGGAAGTGGAGGCGGGATCCCAGGTCTTGTTTTGGCGATTTCTTTTCCTAAGTCAAACTGGACACTTCTTGAATCAATCGCAAAGAAAACCAGGGAGATCGAAAGATTTGCCCGGGATTTAGACCTGACAAATGTTGCCGTAAAGACAGCAAGAGCAGAAGAATTCGCAAAAGAAGCAGGAGAGACTTTCGACTCAGCCTTCTTGAGGGCAGTTGGCAGATGCGATATTTCGCTGGAACTCGCGGCTCCTCTTGTTAAGGTTGGGGGATACATCTACCTTTACAAGGGTCCCGGGTGGCTTGATGAGAAGGTGTTTTCTGATGCAGCAGAAAGAGTTCTTGGATTACGGCTCTCGTGTGAAAAAGAGTACAGACTTTCTGACGGTTCGAAGAGGTTTATGGTAGTTTACGAGAAGGAAAGAGCTACTCCGAGTGAGTTTCCAAGAAGATCAGGAGTTGCGTCGAAGCTTCCTCTTGGAGGTCGAAAGTGA
- the rsmI gene encoding 16S rRNA (cytidine(1402)-2'-O)-methyltransferase: MTEKKGKLWIVGTPIGNLDDMTIRGKRVFEEADLILAEDTRRMRSLLSSLGIENKDVVSLNMHNQEERLSFIIRKLDEGAEIALSSDAGMPVISDPGAKIIRVCRDRGFEVDVSPGPSAVTSAIAISGFPGSHFTFLGFLPRGKNRRRLLRKISRGSYGESLIVFFESPFRLMETLREILEIIGDREIFIGRELTKLFQESFFGCVSDAIQKFAFSEVKGEITVVLSGRDEEDV; encoded by the coding sequence GTGACTGAGAAAAAGGGGAAACTCTGGATCGTAGGCACTCCCATTGGAAATCTCGATGACATGACGATTAGAGGGAAGAGAGTGTTTGAGGAAGCCGATTTGATCCTTGCAGAAGATACGAGGAGAATGAGGTCACTTCTCTCCTCTCTAGGGATAGAAAACAAAGATGTGGTATCCCTCAATATGCATAACCAGGAAGAAAGACTGTCTTTCATAATTCGAAAGCTTGACGAAGGAGCAGAGATCGCACTTTCCAGTGACGCAGGAATGCCCGTCATCTCTGATCCAGGGGCCAAAATCATCAGGGTTTGCCGCGATAGAGGTTTTGAAGTTGACGTTTCGCCAGGTCCAAGTGCCGTTACATCGGCAATTGCTATCAGCGGTTTTCCAGGAAGTCATTTCACATTTCTCGGCTTTCTGCCTAGAGGCAAGAATCGGAGAAGACTGTTGAGAAAGATTTCTCGGGGTAGTTACGGCGAAAGCCTCATTGTATTCTTCGAGTCACCATTCAGACTAATGGAGACATTGCGCGAAATCCTTGAAATTATTGGCGACAGAGAGATATTCATCGGAAGAGAGCTGACCAAGCTCTTCCAGGAGTCTTTTTTCGGATGCGTTTCTGACGCTATCCAGAAGTTCGCGTTTTCCGAAGTGAAGGGAGAGATAACGGTCGTTCTATCAGGAAGGGATGAGGAAGATGTTTGA
- a CDS encoding site-2 protease family protein has product MFEMMRNFFCLTPAIAAAILSHEYARFITARRFEATKPEWGGPGFIRRIDPVGLLMFYFFKFGWSRPFPVNYWKLRKAKYFKAILTALSGSIANFSLGVITGLIFYLSGLHRFSTFMPETVSSFPASYLADVVYWTMVINLNTALFNLIPIPPLDGANIVTMLVPESQVNWLVKYELYGILTLLVLSLMGIIQLIMWPITQFIQLLARLIA; this is encoded by the coding sequence ATGTTTGAGATGATGAGGAATTTCTTTTGTCTAACTCCCGCCATTGCTGCGGCAATACTCTCCCATGAGTATGCTCGCTTTATAACCGCGAGACGTTTCGAAGCCACCAAGCCGGAATGGGGAGGACCCGGCTTCATCAGAAGAATTGACCCTGTCGGTTTATTAATGTTCTATTTCTTCAAGTTCGGCTGGTCGAGACCGTTTCCCGTCAACTACTGGAAGCTCAGAAAAGCCAAGTATTTCAAGGCAATACTGACGGCACTTTCCGGATCTATTGCGAACTTCTCGCTTGGAGTTATCACAGGTCTGATCTTCTATCTCTCCGGTCTTCACAGGTTCTCCACCTTCATGCCAGAAACGGTCAGCTCTTTTCCCGCAAGTTATTTAGCAGACGTTGTTTACTGGACAATGGTGATAAATCTTAACACTGCGCTTTTCAACTTGATCCCTATACCCCCTCTTGACGGGGCAAACATTGTTACAATGCTTGTTCCGGAGAGCCAAGTGAACTGGCTTGTCAAATATGAACTATATGGAATACTGACACTTCTCGTGCTGTCACTCATGGGGATAATCCAGCTTATTATGTGGCCTATAACCCAGTTCATACAGCTTCTGGCTAGATTAATAGCCTAA
- a CDS encoding DHH family phosphoesterase, with product MIRKITSIVSCIQKANDILVVGHIMPDGDCISSVVSLSMGLEKFGKKVTPAIDWKIPANFTVFPWIDRIKDFSNDVVEPNLIIIVDASSPDRIGRFEQLLRKGIPSVVIDHHATNTYFADDCWVDPSYSSAAQMVLDLLKLMDVEYDADLALMNYIGIATDTGFFRYSNVDSSVFEAAAELVRLGADPTFVATSILETRKIEELFLERDAIDNIKMLSNGRFAYSYLELEDFEKYSLTEDDFVGFVGDLRSIKSVEVALFASEASKGEAHVSLRSKSYFDVSKIAVAFGGGGHQKASGFTLRYDGNLEDALAETIEMIDSQLQQKEKH from the coding sequence ATGATAAGGAAGATCACCAGCATTGTATCATGCATACAGAAGGCCAACGACATTCTCGTTGTGGGTCATATAATGCCAGATGGTGATTGTATCTCGTCAGTGGTGTCACTTTCGATGGGACTCGAGAAGTTTGGCAAGAAGGTTACACCGGCAATTGACTGGAAGATTCCGGCGAATTTTACAGTCTTTCCCTGGATAGATAGAATTAAGGATTTCAGTAATGATGTTGTGGAGCCCAATCTAATAATCATTGTAGACGCTTCATCTCCAGATAGAATCGGTAGATTTGAACAGCTTTTGCGAAAAGGAATCCCTTCAGTGGTTATTGATCACCACGCAACCAACACCTATTTTGCAGACGACTGTTGGGTAGATCCATCATATTCTTCGGCTGCTCAAATGGTTCTTGACCTTCTAAAACTCATGGATGTTGAATATGACGCCGATCTCGCACTGATGAACTACATAGGCATTGCAACAGATACTGGTTTCTTCAGATATTCGAATGTAGATAGCTCGGTTTTCGAGGCCGCTGCGGAGCTTGTGAGATTAGGAGCAGATCCCACCTTCGTGGCAACGTCAATCCTTGAAACAAGAAAGATCGAAGAACTTTTCCTTGAGAGGGATGCGATCGACAATATAAAGATGCTATCAAACGGCAGGTTTGCATATTCCTACCTTGAGTTGGAGGATTTTGAAAAGTACTCACTCACAGAAGATGATTTTGTGGGTTTCGTCGGCGATCTGAGATCGATAAAGAGCGTTGAAGTTGCTCTGTTTGCCTCAGAAGCGAGTAAAGGAGAAGCTCATGTCTCGCTGAGATCGAAGAGCTACTTCGACGTTAGCAAAATCGCCGTTGCGTTTGGAGGGGGAGGACATCAAAAGGCTTCCGGTTTCACTCTGAGATACGACGGCAATCTAGAGGATGCTCTTGCCGAAACGATTGAAATGATAGATTCTCAACTTCAACAAAAAGAAAAACATTAG
- a CDS encoding purine-nucleoside phosphorylase, with protein sequence MRLYTEMKETVVRRLTTFPKVAMILGSGLGYLTEQFEEPLAIDYREIPGFPTATVEGHSGRLVFGTFQGLPVVAMEGRFHFYEGHRIEDVSSPIYLFKELGVSNLLITNASGGINRSFSPGDIVAVTDIINFGFRNPLRGENDRRYGPRFPDMSEIIDFAWLKVLKSRLEKAKIDLKEGTYCWTLGPSYETPAEIRAFEFFGADLVGMSTVPEVIAARHCGIKLLVLSCVTNMASGILKEKLTHADVVKTANRIRPKFTAVVQHAVESIKETEQ encoded by the coding sequence ATGAGACTCTATACAGAGATGAAAGAAACAGTTGTCAGGCGCCTAACGACTTTTCCGAAAGTTGCGATGATACTTGGGTCGGGACTGGGTTACCTTACTGAGCAATTTGAAGAACCCTTGGCAATAGATTACAGAGAAATTCCGGGATTTCCCACAGCTACCGTTGAAGGTCATTCGGGCAGGCTAGTCTTCGGGACATTCCAAGGACTCCCGGTGGTGGCAATGGAAGGACGTTTTCACTTCTACGAAGGTCATAGAATTGAAGACGTTTCCTCACCAATATATCTCTTTAAAGAACTTGGCGTAAGCAACTTGCTCATTACAAATGCTTCTGGCGGAATAAACAGAAGCTTCTCTCCCGGAGATATAGTTGCAGTGACAGATATCATAAACTTTGGATTTCGCAACCCTCTGAGGGGAGAAAATGACCGCCGTTACGGCCCGAGATTTCCCGACATGTCGGAGATAATTGATTTTGCCTGGCTAAAAGTTTTGAAATCAAGGCTCGAGAAAGCAAAGATAGATTTGAAGGAAGGAACCTACTGCTGGACTCTGGGACCGAGTTATGAAACGCCTGCAGAGATAAGGGCTTTTGAATTCTTCGGGGCAGATCTCGTGGGGATGTCGACGGTCCCCGAAGTAATCGCCGCAAGACATTGTGGCATAAAGCTTCTGGTTTTATCGTGCGTGACAAATATGGCATCTGGGATCCTCAAGGAGAAGCTCACTCATGCCGATGTGGTGAAAACGGCAAACAGAATAAGACCCAAATTCACTGCAGTTGTCCAGCACGCGGTTGAGTCGATTAAGGAGACTGAACAATGA
- the acpP gene encoding acyl carrier protein has protein sequence MTVDEVFDRVKTIISEKLGVEEDEIAMDSDLTEDLGADSLDLVDLVMALEDEFDFKVEDEQIENISTVGDIVESIGKGLGVED, from the coding sequence TTGACAGTTGATGAAGTATTCGACAGAGTAAAAACAATAATTTCTGAGAAGCTTGGAGTCGAGGAAGATGAAATCGCCATGGATTCAGATTTGACCGAGGATCTCGGAGCAGATTCACTCGATTTGGTCGACCTGGTAATGGCACTTGAGGACGAATTTGATTTCAAGGTTGAAGACGAGCAGATCGAGAACATCTCCACAGTTGGGGATATTGTGGAGAGTATCGGCAAAGGTCTAGGCGTTGAGGATTGA
- a CDS encoding RluA family pseudouridine synthase produces the protein MNFLRGLNAPFNLSGVISIEKEFKVTKENFYERLDRVLRKELSDLKLSSIYKLLRRGNVRVNGNKIRDGSWKMEIGDKVQVVFSGDPSKLKRLEESRELTPKHIPLDILFEDDLIVAVDKPSGISVHPGKGIQIITLVEGLMAYGNSKGFVPRPVHRLDKHTSGVILFAKSPEAARELSKLFRERGVEKGYFTLVKGFPEKRGKLVSQREKFVESLAFTVEKSYATTSLLWIDLFTGKKHQIRRQLSEAGYPVVGDDVYGDRLFNRDFKKETGLRRYFLHCSRLSFARNDGKEIEIISELPGDLKRVLGCLE, from the coding sequence TTGAATTTTCTAAGGGGGCTTAATGCCCCCTTTAATTTGAGTGGAGTGATTTCGATCGAAAAGGAGTTCAAAGTAACAAAAGAAAATTTTTACGAGAGATTGGACCGGGTTTTGAGGAAAGAGCTTTCCGATTTGAAGCTCTCCTCAATATACAAATTGCTGAGAAGGGGCAATGTTAGGGTCAATGGGAATAAAATCAGAGACGGCTCATGGAAAATGGAAATAGGCGATAAGGTTCAGGTAGTCTTCTCGGGAGATCCTTCGAAACTGAAGCGTCTTGAAGAATCGCGCGAACTGACGCCTAAGCACATTCCACTCGACATTTTGTTCGAAGATGATCTTATTGTTGCAGTTGACAAACCTTCAGGAATCTCCGTTCATCCTGGTAAGGGAATCCAGATAATCACCCTGGTTGAAGGATTGATGGCGTACGGGAATTCGAAAGGTTTTGTTCCTCGCCCCGTTCACAGGCTTGATAAACACACTTCTGGCGTAATCCTCTTCGCGAAATCCCCGGAGGCTGCTAGAGAGCTTTCAAAGCTATTCAGAGAACGGGGAGTCGAAAAAGGTTACTTCACTCTTGTGAAGGGATTTCCTGAAAAGAGAGGAAAACTTGTTTCGCAGAGAGAGAAATTCGTCGAATCCCTGGCTTTCACAGTTGAGAAGAGCTATGCTACGACGTCTTTGTTGTGGATCGATCTATTTACTGGAAAGAAGCACCAGATCCGTCGACAGTTAAGTGAAGCGGGTTATCCAGTTGTCGGAGACGATGTGTATGGAGACAGACTGTTCAATAGAGACTTCAAGAAAGAAACGGGGCTCAGGCGATATTTTCTTCACTGTTCAAGGCTTTCCTTCGCTAGAAATGACGGAAAAGAAATAGAGATCATCTCTGAACTCCCCGGCGACCTTAAGAGGGTGCTGGGTTGCCTCGAATAA